One part of the Mariniflexile litorale genome encodes these proteins:
- a CDS encoding glutamate dehydrogenase produces MLNFKRLAFFLCLLAFSQTSFSQLGFSHEIGVIAGPVQFRSDFGNRDNSETNFGNSGIGIGIVHFINFSYRADCNCYTTDNYFNDHFKIRNEISWNKTNLDHFGKWLDPSKNSVEANQLRGHKGVAKNLDIGTQLEYFPLSIRSFQSFGYKFSPFASLGVHYTSFNPEVSTTYANPNPTAVGDVTDPSNFYSFWAPGSVDASGGGAWSVVSSVGVRYKLSKLADLMLDLRFQYYFNDWVDGLNHQLEYNKKNDGLVWLNVGYIYYLN; encoded by the coding sequence ATGCTTAACTTTAAACGTTTAGCCTTTTTTTTATGTTTGTTAGCATTCTCTCAAACATCATTCTCTCAATTAGGCTTTTCCCATGAAATAGGCGTTATCGCTGGCCCCGTGCAGTTTAGATCGGATTTTGGGAATCGAGATAACTCAGAAACCAACTTTGGAAATTCTGGAATTGGAATTGGAATTGTTCATTTTATAAATTTCTCATATAGAGCTGATTGTAATTGCTACACCACCGACAATTATTTTAATGACCATTTTAAAATACGGAATGAAATCTCTTGGAATAAAACCAATTTAGATCATTTTGGAAAATGGTTAGACCCAAGTAAGAATAGTGTAGAAGCCAATCAACTGAGAGGTCATAAAGGTGTTGCAAAAAATTTAGATATTGGTACTCAACTAGAGTATTTTCCTTTAAGTATACGATCATTTCAATCTTTTGGGTATAAGTTTTCTCCTTTTGCGAGTTTAGGAGTGCACTACACTTCGTTTAACCCAGAAGTTAGCACCACCTATGCAAATCCAAACCCAACAGCGGTTGGAGATGTAACAGACCCAAGTAACTTTTATTCATTTTGGGCGCCAGGTTCTGTAGACGCTTCTGGAGGAGGTGCTTGGTCTGTAGTAAGTAGTGTGGGGGTTAGATATAAATTAAGTAAGCTTGCCGATTTAATGTTAGATTTAAGATTTCAATATTATTTTAACGATTGGGTGGATGGACTTAACCACCAATTAGAGTATAATAAAAAAAACGATGGGCTTGTATGGCTTAATGTAGGTTATATTTATTATTTAAATTAA